One Thermosipho atlanticus DSM 15807 DNA window includes the following coding sequences:
- a CDS encoding transposase, whose product MAKKGQKFKKYSSKLKEEVIRLYFEEQLPKRTIASLLGIDQNRVRLWINNYLTHGTVELKRGRPKKETLEEEMERLRAENAYLKL is encoded by the coding sequence TTGGCAAAGAAAGGACAGAAATTTAAGAAGTATTCTTCTAAACTAAAAGAAGAAGTCATTAGACTTTACTTTGAAGAACAACTTCCAAAACGAACCATTGCATCTCTTTTAGGCATTGATCAAAACAGAGTTCGTTTGTGGATTAACAACTATCTTACTCATGGAACAGTTGAACTAAAAAGGGGTAGGCCAAAGAAGGAAACATTAGAAGAAGAAATGGAAAGGTTAAGAGCTGAGAATGCATATTTGAAGCTC